A single region of the Cereibacter sphaeroides 2.4.1 genome encodes:
- the ffh gene encoding signal recognition particle protein, whose product MFESLSERLGGVFERLTKQGSLTEDDVATALREVRVALLEADVSLPVARDFVKKVQEKATGQGVTKSVTPGQQVVKIVHDELVSVLRGEGEADALKIDNPPATILMVGLQGSGKTTTTAKLAKRLAERQGKRVLMASLDTNRPAAMEQLQILGAQIGVDTLPIVKGESAVQIAKRAKTQGAMGGYDVIMLDTAGRLHIDEVLMDEVQAVRDLAQPRETLLVVDGLTGQDAVNVAAEFDGKVGISGVVLTRMDGDGRGGAALSMRAVTGKPIRFVGLGEKMDALETFEPERIAGRILGMGDIVALVEKAQETFEAEQAAKMMKRFQKGLFNMNDLKMQLEQMLKMGGIQSMMGMLPGMGKMSKAAEEAGFDDRFIRRQVALINSMTKKERANPDLLQASRKKRIAAGAGLEVQELNRLLKQHRQMADMMKKMGKGGMMKQALKQMMGKGGGMPDMSGVSPEEMQAAAAAMKGKLPPGMGGMGGFPGMPGGMKLPPGLSGLGMGKKK is encoded by the coding sequence ATGTTCGAAAGTCTGTCCGAACGCCTAGGCGGCGTGTTCGAGCGGCTCACCAAGCAGGGGTCGCTGACCGAGGACGACGTGGCGACCGCGCTGCGCGAAGTGCGCGTCGCCCTGCTCGAAGCCGACGTGTCGCTGCCCGTGGCGCGGGATTTCGTCAAGAAGGTTCAGGAGAAGGCCACGGGCCAGGGCGTCACCAAGTCGGTGACGCCGGGCCAGCAGGTCGTGAAGATCGTCCATGACGAGCTCGTGTCCGTGCTGCGCGGCGAGGGCGAAGCCGACGCGCTCAAGATCGACAACCCGCCCGCCACCATCCTGATGGTGGGCCTTCAGGGCTCGGGCAAGACGACGACGACGGCGAAGCTCGCCAAGCGGCTGGCCGAGCGGCAGGGCAAGCGGGTGCTGATGGCCTCGCTCGACACCAACCGCCCGGCGGCGATGGAGCAGCTTCAGATCCTCGGCGCGCAGATCGGCGTGGACACGCTGCCCATCGTCAAGGGCGAGAGCGCGGTCCAGATCGCCAAGCGCGCCAAGACGCAAGGGGCGATGGGCGGCTACGACGTCATCATGCTCGACACCGCGGGCCGTCTGCACATCGACGAAGTGCTGATGGACGAGGTTCAGGCGGTGCGCGACCTCGCGCAGCCGCGCGAGACGCTGCTCGTCGTCGACGGCCTCACCGGGCAGGACGCGGTGAATGTCGCGGCCGAGTTCGACGGCAAGGTGGGCATCTCGGGCGTGGTGCTGACCCGGATGGACGGCGACGGCCGCGGCGGCGCCGCGCTCTCGATGCGCGCCGTGACCGGCAAGCCGATCCGCTTCGTGGGCCTCGGCGAGAAGATGGATGCGCTCGAGACCTTCGAGCCCGAGCGGATCGCCGGCCGCATCCTCGGCATGGGCGACATCGTGGCCCTCGTCGAAAAGGCGCAGGAGACGTTCGAGGCCGAGCAGGCCGCCAAGATGATGAAGCGGTTCCAGAAGGGCCTCTTCAACATGAACGACCTCAAGATGCAGCTCGAGCAGATGCTCAAGATGGGCGGCATCCAGAGCATGATGGGCATGCTGCCGGGCATGGGCAAGATGTCGAAGGCCGCCGAGGAAGCGGGCTTCGACGACAGGTTCATCCGCCGTCAGGTGGCCCTCATCAACTCGATGACCAAGAAGGAGCGGGCGAACCCCGACCTGCTGCAGGCCAGCCGCAAGAAGCGCATCGCGGCAGGCGCCGGCCTCGAGGTGCAGGAGCTGAACCGGCTGCTGAAGCAGCACCGGCAGATGGCCGACATGATGAAGAAGATGGGCAAGGGCGGCATGATGAAGCAGGCCCTGAAGCAGATGATGGGCAAGGGCGGCGGCATGCCGGACATGTCCGGCGTCAGCCCCGAGGAGATGCAGGCCGCGGCGGCCGCCATGAAGGGCAAGCTGCCGCCGGGCATGGGCGGGATGGGCGGATTTCCCGGAATGCCGGGCGGCATGAAGCTGCCGCCGGGCCTCTCGGGCCTCGGCATGGGCAAGAAGAAATGA
- a CDS encoding LysR family transcriptional regulator yields MGFENWDEVRTAFQVARLGTVSGAAEVLGVHHATVIRHIDALERRLGARLFQRHARGYTPTEAGRDLLLVAQTTEEQFSQLSSRIKGNGETVAGELVVTSVPGFSSLITPVLTSFQERHPAVVVRYLTDLRLFRLEYGEAHVAIRAGSTPEEPDNVVQPLARLRTALYAAPAYAAAHGLPAGPEEFERHRFVGADIPRAPYHRWLRDQVSPDRITFRGTESAALADAVRQGAGLGFLPVREATGTDLIEILPPRPEWESPIWIVTHVDLHRTLKVQNFLSHLKEAAKDWVDV; encoded by the coding sequence ATGGGATTCGAAAACTGGGACGAGGTGCGGACCGCCTTTCAGGTGGCGCGGCTCGGCACCGTGTCGGGAGCGGCCGAAGTGCTCGGCGTGCATCACGCGACCGTCATCCGTCACATCGACGCGCTCGAGCGCCGGCTCGGCGCGCGGCTCTTCCAGCGCCATGCGCGCGGCTACACGCCGACCGAAGCGGGCCGCGACCTCCTCCTCGTGGCCCAGACCACCGAGGAGCAGTTCTCGCAGCTGTCGAGCCGCATCAAGGGCAATGGCGAGACGGTGGCGGGCGAGCTGGTGGTGACGTCGGTACCGGGCTTCTCGAGCCTCATCACGCCGGTCCTCACCAGCTTTCAGGAGCGTCATCCCGCTGTCGTGGTGCGCTACCTGACAGACCTGCGCCTCTTCCGCCTCGAATATGGAGAGGCGCATGTGGCGATCCGCGCGGGCTCGACCCCGGAAGAGCCCGACAATGTGGTCCAGCCGCTCGCACGCCTGCGCACCGCGCTCTATGCCGCGCCCGCCTATGCGGCCGCGCACGGCCTGCCCGCGGGCCCGGAGGAGTTCGAGCGGCACCGGTTCGTCGGCGCCGACATTCCCCGCGCGCCCTATCATCGCTGGCTGCGCGATCAGGTCTCGCCCGACCGGATCACCTTCCGCGGCACGGAATCGGCCGCGCTCGCGGATGCGGTGCGGCAGGGCGCGGGGCTGGGCTTCCTGCCGGTGCGCGAGGCCACGGGCACCGACCTGATCGAGATCCTGCCGCCCCGCCCGGAATGGGAGTCCCCGATCTGGATCGTCACCCATGTCGATCTGCACCGCACGCTGAAGGTGCAGAACTTCCTGTCACATCTGAAGGAAGCCGCGAAGGACTGGGTGGACGTCTGA
- a CDS encoding sensor histidine kinase has product MRRFLNTLSGRFLMLTAAFVMLAEVLILVPSVARFREDYLLLRLEKAQIASLALLAADDMIAPDLEAELLANAGVYNVVLRRDEVRQLVLSSPIPVPVEQTYDLRFAGPLGLIRDTFMDVLDKQGVIRVIGEPVESGGQQIEVALERGPMRKAMLEHGARVLVFSALISMVTALLLFLAVRRLLVVPIRRVVTHMTAYAEAPEDARRVIAPTAGIRELREAEEALQMMQTQLIGALRQKERLAQLGGAVAKISHDLRNILTTAQLFADRLSASDDPAVARAAPKLVGSIRRAVSLCESTLTFGRAEEPPPQIARVPLRRLMEEVAEAESLVADASVGCLIDVAPNMVIRADGEQLYRVLGNLVRNARQALETAGRPGTIELSAGEGEEEWWIKVGDTGPGLPPKAREHLFTAFQGGARKGGSGLGLAISAELVRGHGGRLDLLRSDSDGTEFIIRLPKGAGLSALV; this is encoded by the coding sequence TTGCGGCGGTTCCTGAACACGCTCTCCGGGCGGTTCCTGATGCTGACCGCCGCCTTCGTCATGCTGGCGGAGGTGCTGATCCTCGTGCCCTCGGTGGCGCGCTTCCGCGAGGATTACCTCCTCCTCCGGCTGGAGAAGGCGCAGATCGCGTCGCTGGCCCTGCTGGCGGCGGACGACATGATCGCGCCCGACCTCGAGGCGGAGCTTCTGGCCAATGCGGGCGTCTACAACGTGGTGCTGCGCCGCGACGAGGTGCGCCAGCTTGTGCTGTCCTCGCCCATTCCCGTGCCGGTGGAGCAGACCTACGACCTGCGCTTCGCGGGCCCCCTCGGGCTGATCCGCGACACCTTCATGGATGTGCTCGACAAGCAGGGCGTGATTCGGGTGATCGGCGAACCGGTGGAGAGCGGCGGCCAGCAGATCGAGGTCGCGCTCGAACGGGGCCCCATGCGCAAGGCCATGCTCGAGCATGGGGCGCGGGTGCTCGTCTTCTCGGCGCTGATCTCGATGGTGACGGCGCTTCTGCTGTTCCTTGCGGTGCGGCGGCTTCTGGTGGTGCCGATCCGGCGGGTCGTCACCCACATGACCGCCTATGCCGAAGCGCCCGAGGATGCGCGCCGCGTGATCGCGCCCACCGCGGGCATCCGCGAGCTGCGCGAGGCCGAGGAGGCGCTGCAGATGATGCAGACCCAGCTCATCGGCGCGCTGCGCCAGAAGGAGCGGCTGGCCCAGCTCGGCGGGGCGGTGGCCAAGATCAGCCACGACCTGCGCAACATCCTGACGACGGCGCAGCTGTTTGCCGACCGGCTGTCGGCCTCCGACGATCCGGCGGTGGCCCGGGCGGCGCCGAAGCTGGTGGGATCGATCCGGCGCGCGGTCTCGCTTTGCGAATCGACGCTGACCTTCGGGCGCGCCGAGGAGCCGCCGCCCCAGATCGCGCGCGTGCCGCTGCGCCGGCTGATGGAGGAGGTGGCCGAGGCCGAATCGCTGGTGGCGGATGCCAGCGTGGGCTGCCTGATCGATGTGGCGCCGAACATGGTGATCCGTGCCGACGGCGAGCAGCTCTACCGCGTGCTGGGCAACCTCGTGCGCAATGCGCGGCAGGCGCTGGAGACGGCGGGCCGGCCCGGCACCATCGAGCTCTCGGCGGGCGAGGGCGAGGAAGAGTGGTGGATCAAGGTGGGCGACACCGGGCCGGGCCTGCCGCCCAAGGCGCGCGAACATCTCTTCACCGCCTTCCAGGGCGGGGCGCGCAAGGGGGGCTCGGGCCTCGGGCTCGCCATCTCGGCCGAGCTGGTGCGTGGTCACGGCGGACGGCTCGACCTGTTGCGGAGCGACAGCGACGGGACGGAGTTCATCATCCGCCTGCCCAAGGGGGCCGGTCTCAGCGCCCTCGTCTGA
- a CDS encoding dihydrolipoyl dehydrogenase family protein, which yields MERIETDLCVIGAGSGGLSVAAGAVQMGARVVLVEAGEMGGDCLNAGCVPSKALLAAGKAAQAMRTAGAFGIRPVEPEIDFAAVKDHVARTIAAIAPHDSQERFEGLGVRVLRDWGRFVSPTELRVGARTVVARRFVIATGSRPLLPPIPGLDRVKALTNETIFALRERPEHLIVIGGGPVGIEMAQAHRRLGSRVTVIAGEKALPKDDPELAAVLLDRLRAEGVEIVEGARAEAVQPLAHGLEVTAGDRRIAGSHLLVAAGRKPALDALDPAAAGVEVTEKGVKVGPDLRSSNRRIYAVGDAAGGPQFTHLAGYHASVVIRSILFGLPSKATALIPHVTYTEPELAQIGLTEAQAREIHGDRLEVLRVPVAGSDRAQAEAATEGLVKLMVARGRPVGVSIVAPHAGEMIGLWAMALASGAKLSTVAGLVLPYPTLNELSKRAAGAYFSPKLFDSRVVRTAVRTLQRLLP from the coding sequence ATGGAGCGGATCGAGACGGATCTCTGCGTGATCGGCGCGGGCTCGGGCGGGCTGTCGGTCGCGGCCGGGGCGGTGCAGATGGGCGCGCGGGTGGTGCTGGTCGAGGCGGGCGAGATGGGTGGCGACTGCCTGAACGCGGGCTGCGTGCCCTCGAAGGCGCTGCTCGCCGCAGGCAAGGCCGCGCAGGCGATGCGGACGGCCGGGGCCTTCGGGATCCGTCCGGTCGAGCCCGAGATCGACTTCGCCGCGGTCAAGGACCATGTGGCGCGCACCATCGCCGCCATCGCTCCGCATGACAGTCAGGAGCGGTTCGAGGGGCTGGGCGTGCGCGTCCTGCGCGACTGGGGCCGCTTCGTCTCGCCGACCGAACTGCGCGTGGGCGCGCGGACGGTGGTGGCGCGCCGCTTCGTGATCGCCACCGGTTCGCGGCCCCTCCTGCCGCCGATCCCTGGGCTCGACCGGGTCAAGGCCCTGACGAACGAGACGATTTTCGCGCTTCGCGAACGGCCGGAGCATCTGATCGTGATCGGCGGCGGGCCGGTCGGCATCGAGATGGCGCAGGCGCACCGGCGTCTGGGCTCTCGCGTGACGGTGATCGCGGGGGAAAAGGCGCTGCCCAAGGACGATCCCGAACTGGCGGCCGTCCTGCTCGACCGGCTGCGGGCCGAGGGGGTGGAGATCGTCGAGGGCGCCCGGGCCGAGGCGGTGCAGCCTCTGGCCCATGGCCTCGAGGTGACGGCCGGAGACCGGCGCATCGCGGGCTCGCATCTTCTGGTAGCCGCGGGCCGAAAGCCTGCGCTGGACGCGCTCGATCCGGCGGCCGCCGGGGTGGAGGTGACCGAGAAGGGTGTGAAGGTCGGGCCCGATCTGCGCTCCTCGAACCGGCGGATCTATGCGGTGGGCGATGCCGCAGGCGGGCCGCAGTTCACCCATCTCGCAGGCTATCACGCCTCGGTCGTGATCCGCTCGATCCTGTTCGGGCTGCCCTCGAAGGCCACGGCGCTCATTCCGCATGTCACCTATACGGAGCCGGAACTGGCGCAGATCGGCCTGACCGAGGCGCAGGCGCGCGAGATCCACGGCGACCGGCTGGAAGTGCTGCGCGTGCCGGTTGCGGGCAGCGACCGGGCGCAGGCGGAAGCCGCGACGGAGGGGCTCGTGAAGCTCATGGTGGCGCGCGGCCGGCCGGTGGGCGTCTCCATCGTGGCCCCCCACGCAGGCGAGATGATCGGCCTCTGGGCCATGGCGCTGGCCTCGGGCGCCAAGCTCTCGACGGTGGCGGGTCTGGTGCTGCCCTATCCCACGCTCAACGAACTGTCGAAACGCGCGGCAGGAGCCTATTTTTCCCCGAAGCTCTTTGATAGTCGGGTGGTCAGGACGGCGGTGCGCACTTTGCAACGCCTGTTGCCCTGA
- a CDS encoding TVP38/TMEM64 family protein — protein sequence MEPPLQTRRSADLLRRLPILVILLVAAGGAVLLHDRLSFEALAQHREALLAFRDAHYGASVLAFLAAYVAVVTFSLPGSLLCTLTGGFLFGLFPGVLYNVAAASVGAVLLFLAARAGFGARLSQRIEAQGGAVARLQAGIRESEWSVLFLMRLVPVVPFFVANLLPAFLNVPLHRFAVTTVLGILPGALVYTSVGTGLGAVLARGEAPDLGIIFTPQVLGPLLGLAALSALPIVLKLARKGR from the coding sequence ATGGAGCCGCCCTTGCAGACGCGCCGATCCGCCGACCTTCTCCGCCGCCTGCCGATCCTCGTGATTCTCCTCGTGGCCGCGGGAGGGGCGGTGCTGCTGCACGACCGGCTGTCCTTCGAGGCGCTGGCGCAGCACCGCGAGGCGCTTCTGGCCTTCCGCGATGCCCATTACGGGGCCTCCGTGCTGGCCTTTCTGGCGGCCTACGTGGCGGTGGTCACCTTCAGCCTGCCGGGCTCGCTGCTCTGCACCCTGACGGGGGGCTTCCTCTTCGGGCTCTTTCCGGGCGTGCTCTATAATGTCGCGGCCGCGTCGGTGGGGGCGGTGCTCCTGTTCCTCGCGGCCCGGGCGGGCTTCGGCGCCCGGCTCTCGCAGCGGATCGAGGCGCAGGGCGGGGCGGTCGCGCGCCTTCAGGCCGGCATCCGCGAGAGCGAGTGGTCCGTGCTGTTTCTCATGCGGCTGGTGCCCGTGGTGCCCTTCTTCGTGGCGAACCTCCTGCCGGCCTTCCTGAATGTCCCGCTCCACCGGTTCGCCGTGACCACGGTGCTGGGCATCCTGCCCGGCGCGCTCGTCTATACCTCGGTCGGCACCGGCCTCGGCGCCGTGCTCGCGCGCGGAGAAGCGCCGGATCTGGGCATCATCTTCACGCCGCAGGTGCTCGGGCCGCTTCTCGGCCTTGCCGCGCTCTCGGCGCTGCCTATCGTCCTGAAACTTGCACGGAAGGGACGGTGA
- the rpmH gene encoding 50S ribosomal protein L34 — translation MKRTFQPSNLVRARRHGFRARMATKGGRLVLNARRAKGRKKLSA, via the coding sequence ATGAAGCGCACTTTTCAACCGTCGAACCTGGTCCGCGCGCGTCGCCACGGCTTCCGCGCGCGCATGGCCACCAAGGGCGGCCGCCTCGTGCTGAACGCCCGCCGCGCCAAGGGCCGCAAGAAGCTCTCGGCCTGA
- the rnpA gene encoding ribonuclease P protein component yields the protein MTPPEAGGTGSDAAPAGSPAASAHPAPEILRKRADFLRAAQARRQGTPGFLLQARRREAEGGIRVGFTCSKKVGNAVLRNRAKRRLRAIARAVLTVQGHAGWDYVLVGRPGATVERPYAALLADLERALRQIHGERG from the coding sequence ATGACGCCGCCGGAGGCCGGAGGGACAGGCAGCGATGCCGCGCCCGCCGGATCTCCGGCGGCGTCGGCACATCCCGCCCCCGAGATCCTGAGGAAACGCGCCGACTTCCTGCGCGCGGCCCAGGCGCGCCGGCAGGGCACGCCCGGCTTCCTGCTGCAGGCCCGCCGCCGCGAGGCGGAAGGCGGCATCCGGGTGGGCTTCACCTGCTCGAAGAAGGTGGGCAACGCCGTCCTCCGCAACCGCGCCAAGCGGCGGCTCAGGGCGATTGCGCGCGCGGTGCTGACGGTGCAGGGCCATGCCGGCTGGGACTATGTCCTCGTCGGCCGCCCCGGCGCCACGGTCGAGCGTCCCTATGCCGCCCTCCTCGCCGATCTCGAGCGCGCGCTCCGCCAGATCCACGGCGAGCGGGGATGA
- the yidD gene encoding membrane protein insertion efficiency factor YidD: protein MSPLAQVLALPVRAYRLLLSPWVGHGCRYQPTCSVYALDALERHGALKGGWLAARRILSCHPWGGSGYDPVPGADPEHDRRPRG from the coding sequence ATGAGCCCGCTGGCGCAGGTCCTGGCCCTGCCCGTGCGGGCCTACCGCCTGCTTCTCAGCCCCTGGGTCGGCCATGGCTGCCGCTACCAGCCCACCTGTTCGGTCTATGCGCTCGACGCGCTGGAGCGGCACGGGGCGCTGAAGGGCGGCTGGCTGGCCGCCCGCCGCATTCTCAGCTGTCATCCCTGGGGCGGATCGGGCTACGATCCCGTGCCGGGCGCCGATCCCGAGCACGACCGGCGCCCCCGCGGCTGA
- the ttcA gene encoding tRNA 2-thiocytidine(32) synthetase TtcA, translated as MFDDQDEIHPLLAGAPQTTEFRKLRKRIVREVREAIETYGMVERGARWLVCLSGGKDSYTLLAVLHELKWRGLLPVDLLACNLDQGQPGFPATVLPEFLSRMGVPHRIEYQDTYSIVMDKIPQGRTYCALCSRLRRGNLYRIAREEGCSAVVLGHHRDDILETFFMNLFHGGRLATMPPKLVNEDGDLFVYRPLAFVAEADCEKFARDMAYPIIPCDLCGSQEGLQRQQVKQILDGWEARSPGRRQVMFRALMNARPSHLLDPGLFDFLGLATAPRASEERQDEPPHLRGEA; from the coding sequence ATGTTCGACGATCAGGACGAGATCCATCCGCTGCTCGCCGGCGCCCCGCAGACGACCGAGTTCCGCAAGCTGCGCAAGCGGATCGTGCGCGAGGTGCGCGAGGCCATCGAGACCTACGGCATGGTCGAGCGCGGCGCGCGCTGGCTGGTCTGCCTCTCGGGCGGCAAGGACAGCTACACCCTGCTCGCAGTGCTCCACGAGCTGAAATGGCGCGGTCTCCTGCCGGTGGATCTGCTGGCCTGCAACCTCGATCAGGGCCAGCCGGGCTTTCCCGCCACGGTCCTGCCCGAGTTCCTGAGCCGGATGGGGGTCCCGCACCGGATCGAATATCAGGACACCTATTCCATCGTCATGGACAAGATCCCGCAGGGGCGCACCTACTGCGCGCTCTGCTCGCGGCTCCGGCGCGGCAACCTCTACCGGATCGCGCGCGAGGAAGGCTGCTCGGCCGTGGTGCTGGGCCACCACCGAGACGACATCCTCGAGACCTTCTTCATGAACCTCTTCCACGGCGGCAGGCTGGCCACCATGCCGCCCAAGCTCGTGAACGAGGACGGGGATCTCTTCGTCTACCGCCCGCTGGCCTTCGTGGCCGAGGCCGATTGCGAGAAGTTCGCCCGCGACATGGCCTATCCGATCATCCCCTGCGACCTCTGCGGCTCGCAGGAGGGCCTGCAACGCCAGCAGGTCAAGCAGATCCTCGACGGCTGGGAGGCACGGAGCCCCGGCCGGCGACAGGTGATGTTCCGCGCGCTGATGAATGCGCGCCCCTCGCACCTGCTCGACCCCGGCCTGTTCGACTTCCTCGGTCTCGCCACCGCCCCGCGCGCCTCCGAGGAGAGGCAGGACGAGCCGCCGCACCTTCGGGGCGAAGCTTAA
- a CDS encoding putative bifunctional diguanylate cyclase/phosphodiesterase: MQLSGRSSSGLGRAGQLLRRPEVLAFLPALSLLAYWLGGERALVFVALGLPLFYATVGAFRPAAPSVTPDGLALRPQVIASLDRVLQDRESTGRTTACLVLQFDGMDKLLDRHGRATQSEVLARCCDRLCSTLREGDTVARLEGGGLAVALHPVRRLDLQSVVLLAGRLQTAIAAPISVEGTRIHVTCSIGFCLAERTPAPTGRALLDAAQMAADEASRNGPGAVRAYALGMSRNRADRDADRGLLETALDTGQFTGWFQPQIRTEDGAIGGFEVLSRWQHPERGLLLPQDFLPAIERAGLSERLGEVMLFQALTALRHWDRAGLCVPCVAVNFSATDLRNPRLVDRLKWELDRFELTPARLSVEILETVVAEGASDVVVHNIAGLSACGFGVDLDDFGTGHASITTIRRFALRRLKIDRSFVTRADSDAAQRTMLAAIISMARQLGLETLAEGVETPGELATLTALGCGYLQGYAIARPMPLSDATAWLENRRVRLPLAARCATPGS; encoded by the coding sequence ATGCAGCTCTCGGGCCGATCATCCTCCGGTCTCGGACGCGCGGGACAGCTGCTGCGCCGGCCCGAGGTCCTGGCCTTCCTGCCCGCCCTGTCGCTGCTCGCCTACTGGCTCGGGGGCGAGCGGGCCCTCGTCTTTGTCGCACTCGGCCTGCCGCTGTTCTACGCGACGGTGGGCGCCTTCCGCCCGGCCGCGCCGTCCGTGACGCCCGACGGGCTGGCGCTGCGCCCGCAGGTGATCGCGTCGCTCGACCGGGTGCTTCAGGACCGCGAAAGCACCGGACGGACGACGGCCTGCCTCGTGCTGCAGTTCGACGGGATGGACAAGCTTCTCGACCGGCACGGGCGTGCCACGCAGTCGGAGGTGCTGGCCCGCTGCTGCGACCGGCTGTGCAGCACCCTGCGCGAAGGCGACACGGTGGCCCGGCTGGAAGGCGGCGGCCTTGCCGTGGCCCTGCATCCGGTGCGCCGGCTCGACCTTCAGTCGGTGGTGCTGCTGGCGGGCCGTCTGCAAACCGCGATCGCGGCTCCGATCAGCGTGGAGGGCACGCGGATCCATGTGACCTGCTCGATCGGCTTCTGCCTGGCGGAGCGCACGCCCGCGCCCACCGGGCGTGCGCTGCTCGATGCGGCGCAGATGGCGGCAGACGAGGCCAGCCGGAACGGCCCCGGCGCCGTGCGCGCCTATGCCCTCGGCATGAGCCGCAACCGCGCCGACCGGGACGCCGACCGGGGGCTTCTGGAGACCGCCCTCGACACCGGCCAGTTCACGGGCTGGTTCCAGCCGCAGATCCGCACCGAGGACGGTGCCATAGGCGGGTTCGAGGTCCTCTCGCGCTGGCAGCATCCCGAGCGCGGACTGCTCCTCCCGCAGGATTTTCTGCCCGCCATCGAGCGGGCGGGCCTCTCCGAACGGCTGGGCGAGGTCATGCTCTTTCAGGCGCTCACCGCCCTGCGCCACTGGGACCGTGCCGGTCTCTGCGTCCCCTGCGTCGCGGTGAACTTCTCGGCCACCGATCTGCGCAACCCGCGCCTCGTCGACCGGCTGAAGTGGGAGCTCGACCGATTCGAGCTGACGCCCGCGCGCCTCTCGGTCGAGATCCTCGAGACGGTGGTCGCCGAGGGCGCGAGCGATGTCGTCGTTCACAACATCGCGGGCCTCTCCGCCTGCGGCTTCGGGGTCGATCTCGACGACTTCGGCACCGGCCACGCCTCGATCACCACGATCCGCCGCTTCGCCCTCCGGCGGCTGAAGATCGACCGCAGCTTCGTGACACGGGCCGATTCCGACGCGGCCCAGCGGACGATGCTGGCCGCGATCATTTCCATGGCGCGACAACTCGGGCTCGAGACACTGGCTGAAGGCGTGGAAACGCCGGGAGAACTGGCCACGCTCACCGCCCTCGGCTGCGGCTACCTGCAGGGCTATGCCATCGCCCGCCCGATGCCGCTTTCGGACGCCACCGCCTGGCTCGAGAACCGGCGGGTGCGCCTGCCCCTTGCCGCCCGGTGCGCAACGCCCGGTTCCTGA